From Microlunatus capsulatus, a single genomic window includes:
- a CDS encoding DUF721 domain-containing protein: MPDPDESADGTSTDGETAEGTSAVERPAPAEPHDPTGLALARSIAQSLGATARSRPRRSTRPRPPRVVGPGPQVSGAHPDDRDPQRLGAAVERLVDSKGWATEVDVRGLLARWSTLVGPANAAHSRPEAFADTVLTVRTDSTAWATQLRLLAPQLVALLNQALGDGTVTRVDVRGPDGPTWKKGRLSVRDGRGPRDTYG, from the coding sequence ATGCCTGACCCCGACGAGTCCGCCGACGGGACGAGCACCGACGGCGAGACCGCTGAGGGCACCTCGGCCGTCGAGCGCCCCGCGCCGGCCGAGCCGCACGACCCGACCGGGCTGGCCCTGGCCCGCTCGATCGCCCAGTCCCTCGGCGCGACGGCGCGGAGCCGCCCCCGCCGCAGCACCCGGCCGCGGCCGCCCCGCGTCGTCGGCCCCGGCCCGCAGGTCAGCGGTGCGCACCCCGACGACCGCGACCCCCAGCGCCTCGGCGCGGCGGTGGAGCGGCTGGTCGACAGCAAGGGCTGGGCCACCGAGGTCGACGTCCGCGGCCTGCTGGCCCGCTGGTCCACCCTCGTCGGGCCGGCCAACGCGGCGCACTCCCGGCCGGAGGCCTTCGCCGACACGGTGCTCACCGTGCGCACCGACTCGACGGCCTGGGCGACGCAGCTGCGGCTGCTCGCGCCGCAGCTCGTCGCGCTGCTGAACCAGGCCCTGGGCGACGGTACGGTGACGCGCGTGGACGTGCGGGGCCCCGACGGGCCGACCTGGAAGAAGGGCCGGCTGTCCGTCCGCGACGGCCGCGGCCCCCGGGACACCTATGGCTGA
- the recF gene encoding DNA replication/repair protein RecF (All proteins in this family for which functions are known are DNA-binding proteins that assist the filamentation of RecA onto DNA for the initiation of recombination or recombinational repair.): MFVDHLQLADFRSYTGVDVPLGAGVTTFVGANGQGKTNLVEAIEYLSTLSSHRVSTDQPLVRFGAERAVVRARVQAGVDDPRQLQLEVEITPGKANRAQLNRSPLRRPRELVGVLRTVVFSPEDLAVIKGDPGERRRFLDDLLVTRWPRMAGVRADYDRVLRQRNTLLKSLSGRSRGGPPSAEAASTLEVWDTHLAAAGGELLAARLSTLADLGPHMAKAYADIAPTNNEAAAEYKSSVDLEGRLSRDELAEALRDAMTARRHEEVQRGISLVGPHRDDVVLSLGVLPAKGYASHGESWSFALALRLGSFHLLRSDGIEPVLVLDDVFAELDVTRRERLAGGVSAAEQVLITAAVAADVPAVLQGRRYAVRAGEVTLDA; this comes from the coding sequence GTGTTTGTCGACCATCTCCAGCTGGCCGACTTCCGCTCCTACACCGGCGTCGACGTGCCGCTCGGCGCGGGGGTCACGACCTTCGTCGGGGCCAACGGCCAGGGCAAGACCAACCTCGTCGAGGCCATCGAGTACCTGTCCACGCTGAGCTCGCACCGGGTCTCCACCGACCAACCGCTCGTCCGCTTCGGCGCCGAGCGGGCGGTCGTCCGGGCCCGGGTGCAGGCCGGCGTCGACGACCCGCGCCAGCTCCAGCTCGAGGTCGAGATCACCCCGGGCAAGGCCAACCGGGCCCAGCTGAACCGCTCGCCGCTGCGCCGTCCGCGCGAGCTGGTCGGGGTCCTGCGCACCGTCGTCTTCTCCCCCGAGGACCTCGCCGTCATCAAGGGCGACCCGGGGGAGCGTCGCCGGTTCCTCGACGACCTGCTGGTCACCCGCTGGCCGCGGATGGCCGGCGTCCGGGCCGACTACGACCGGGTGCTGCGGCAGCGCAACACCCTGCTCAAGTCCCTCAGCGGGCGCAGCCGCGGCGGTCCGCCGTCGGCCGAGGCCGCGTCGACCCTCGAGGTCTGGGACACCCACCTGGCCGCGGCCGGCGGTGAGCTGCTGGCCGCCCGGCTCAGCACGCTCGCCGACCTCGGCCCGCACATGGCGAAGGCCTACGCCGACATCGCCCCCACCAACAACGAGGCGGCCGCGGAGTACAAGTCCTCGGTCGACCTCGAGGGCCGGCTGAGCCGCGACGAGCTGGCGGAGGCGCTGCGCGACGCGATGACCGCCCGGAGGCACGAGGAGGTCCAGCGGGGGATCTCGCTGGTCGGCCCGCACCGCGACGACGTCGTCCTCAGCCTCGGCGTGCTGCCCGCCAAGGGCTACGCCAGCCACGGCGAGTCCTGGTCGTTCGCGCTCGCGCTGCGGCTGGGCAGCTTCCACCTGCTGCGCTCCGACGGCATCGAGCCGGTGCTCGTGCTCGACGACGTCTTCGCCGAGCTCGACGTCACCCGCCGCGAGCGGCTGGCCGGTGGGGTCAGCGCGGCCGAGCAGGTGCTCATCACCGCGGCCGTCGCCGCCGACGTCCCCGCCGTGCTGCAGGGCCGCCGCTACGCCGTCCGCGCCGGGGAGGTGACCCTCGATGCCTGA
- the dnaN gene encoding DNA polymerase III subunit beta — protein MKIRLERDTLAEAVQWAARSLPMRPSVPILAGLLVRADAEGVTFSSFDYETSAQITVAATVTDEGTALISGRLLADISRSLPAKPVDISADDSKMELVCGSARFTLQTLPVADYPSLPTMPEATGTVPSSVFAQAVSQVVVAAGRDELLPVFTGVRVEIEGDTISLLATDRYRMALKELTWNPSSTQISATALVPAKVLNETSKSMTAGDEVTLSLAGGSGDGIIGFEGHGASGARQTTTRLLDGEFPKVRHIMNTAAVMNVRVSTAEAIAAAKRVALVAERNTSLRMLIGDGVVTLEAATGDQAQASESIEATVDQPGGGDLAVTAAGFNPTYLLDALGAFDTPYVNFAFTAPSKPCQLTGVPELDGEIRTDYRHVIMLMRLPG, from the coding sequence GTGAAGATCCGACTCGAGCGCGACACCTTGGCCGAAGCCGTCCAGTGGGCTGCGCGCAGCCTGCCGATGCGGCCGAGCGTGCCGATCCTGGCCGGGCTGCTCGTCCGGGCGGACGCCGAGGGGGTCACCTTCTCCAGCTTCGACTACGAGACCTCGGCGCAGATCACCGTCGCGGCCACGGTCACCGACGAGGGCACGGCGCTCATCTCGGGGCGCCTCCTCGCCGACATCTCGCGCAGCCTGCCGGCCAAGCCGGTCGACATCTCCGCCGACGACTCCAAGATGGAGCTGGTCTGCGGCAGCGCCCGCTTCACCCTCCAGACCCTGCCCGTCGCGGACTACCCCTCGCTGCCGACGATGCCCGAGGCGACCGGCACCGTGCCCAGCTCGGTCTTCGCCCAGGCGGTCTCCCAGGTCGTGGTGGCCGCCGGCCGCGACGAGCTGCTGCCGGTCTTCACCGGCGTCCGGGTCGAGATCGAGGGCGACACCATCTCCCTGCTGGCCACCGACCGGTACCGGATGGCGCTCAAGGAGCTCACCTGGAACCCCAGCTCGACCCAGATCTCGGCCACCGCGCTGGTCCCGGCCAAGGTGCTCAACGAGACCTCCAAGTCGATGACCGCCGGTGACGAGGTCACCCTCAGCCTCGCCGGCGGCTCCGGCGACGGGATCATCGGCTTCGAGGGCCACGGGGCCTCCGGCGCCCGGCAGACCACCACCCGGCTGCTGGACGGCGAGTTCCCCAAGGTCCGCCACATCATGAACACCGCCGCGGTGATGAACGTCCGCGTCAGCACCGCCGAGGCCATCGCCGCCGCCAAGCGCGTCGCCCTCGTCGCCGAGCGCAACACCTCGCTGCGGATGCTCATCGGGGACGGGGTCGTCACCCTCGAGGCCGCCACCGGTGACCAGGCGCAGGCGTCGGAGAGCATCGAGGCCACGGTCGACCAGCCGGGCGGCGGGGACCTCGCCGTCACCGCGGCCGGCTTCAACCCGACCTACCTGCTGGACGCCCTGGGCGCCTTCGACACCCCGTACGTGAACTTCGCCTTCACCGCCCCCAGCAAGCCCTGCCAGCTGACCGGCGTCCCCGAGCTCGACGGCGAGATCCGCACGGACTACCGCCACGTCATCATGCTCATGCGCCTGCCGGGCTGA
- the dnaA gene encoding chromosomal replication initiator protein DnaA produces the protein MGTGKPVALHQDLMMVAVSSNFTRNLLEGRFRGVIESELLTFFSRPVQLAVIVDESLVPDEEPTAFDPPAPDYEQREGRGFEPQGEGGAPPLSRDEFARTDHYESPDFRSPSEYDANGYDQHGRDRNGFEPGEFGASSFRTGDAGPHLPPGTGAPTDGFAAHPGDPGRPRRETDARLNPKYSFETFVIGSSNRFAHAAAIAVAENPGKSYNPLTIYGESGLGKTHLLHALGHYVRNYFDRVRVRYVSTEELTNDFINAISQNKGAEFRRRYRDIDVLLIDDIQFLEGKEQTQEEFFHTFNTLHNAQKQIVMTSDRPPKLLENLEPRLRSRFGWGLITDVQPPDLETRIAILRKKAAQERLTAGPDVLEFIASKIQTNIRELEGALIRVTAFASLNRQQVDMTLAEVVLKDLIPEGGETQINTGMIMAQTAAYFGLTIDDLCGQSRTHVLVTARQIAMYLVRELTDLSLPKIGQQFGGRDHTTVMHADRKIRTLMAERRSVFNQVTELTNRIKQQASQR, from the coding sequence CTGGGCACCGGCAAGCCGGTCGCGCTCCACCAGGACCTGATGATGGTCGCGGTGTCGAGCAACTTCACCCGCAACCTGCTCGAGGGACGCTTCCGCGGCGTCATCGAGTCCGAGTTGCTCACCTTCTTCTCCCGTCCGGTGCAGCTGGCCGTCATCGTCGACGAGTCGTTGGTCCCCGACGAGGAGCCCACGGCGTTCGACCCGCCCGCGCCGGACTACGAGCAGCGCGAGGGCCGGGGCTTCGAGCCCCAGGGCGAGGGCGGGGCCCCGCCGCTCAGCCGGGACGAGTTCGCCCGCACCGACCACTACGAGAGCCCGGACTTCCGCTCGCCGTCGGAGTACGACGCGAACGGCTACGACCAGCACGGCCGCGACCGCAACGGCTTCGAGCCGGGCGAGTTCGGCGCCAGCAGCTTCCGCACCGGTGACGCCGGCCCGCACCTGCCCCCGGGCACCGGCGCGCCGACCGACGGCTTCGCCGCCCACCCGGGCGACCCCGGCCGCCCGCGGCGCGAGACCGACGCCCGGCTCAACCCCAAGTACTCCTTCGAGACCTTCGTCATCGGGAGCTCGAACCGCTTCGCCCACGCCGCGGCCATCGCCGTCGCCGAGAACCCGGGCAAGTCCTACAACCCGCTGACGATCTACGGCGAGTCCGGCCTGGGCAAGACCCACCTGCTGCACGCGCTCGGCCACTACGTGCGCAACTACTTCGACCGGGTCCGCGTCCGCTACGTCTCCACCGAGGAGCTGACGAACGACTTCATCAACGCGATCAGCCAGAACAAGGGGGCGGAGTTCCGCCGTCGCTACCGCGACATCGACGTGCTGCTGATCGACGACATCCAGTTCCTCGAGGGCAAGGAGCAGACGCAGGAGGAGTTCTTCCACACCTTCAACACGCTGCACAACGCCCAGAAGCAGATCGTCATGACCTCGGACCGGCCGCCGAAGCTGCTGGAGAACCTCGAGCCCCGGCTGCGCAGCCGGTTCGGCTGGGGGCTCATCACCGACGTCCAGCCGCCCGACCTCGAGACCCGGATCGCCATCCTGCGGAAGAAGGCCGCGCAGGAGCGCCTCACCGCCGGCCCCGACGTGCTCGAGTTCATCGCCAGCAAGATCCAGACCAACATCCGCGAGCTCGAGGGCGCGCTGATCCGGGTCACCGCCTTCGCCAGCCTGAACCGCCAGCAGGTCGACATGACGCTGGCCGAGGTGGTCCTCAAGGACCTCATCCCCGAGGGCGGGGAGACCCAGATCAACACCGGCATGATCATGGCCCAGACCGCCGCCTACTTCGGGCTGACGATCGACGACCTCTGCGGCCAGAGCCGCACCCACGTCCTGGTCACCGCCCGCCAGATCGCCATGTACCTCGTGCGCGAGCTCACCGACCTGTCGCTGCCCAAGATCGGTCAGCAGTTCGGCGGCCGCGACCACACGACGGTGATGCACGCCGACCGGAAGATCCGGACCCTCATGGCGGAGCGCCGGAGCGTGTTCAACCAGGTCACCGAGCTGACGAACCGGATCAAGCAGCAGGCCTCGCAGCGCTGA
- the rpmH gene encoding 50S ribosomal protein L34, which translates to MSKRTFQPSLRRRSRTHGFRHRMSTRAGRAILAARRRKGRNELSA; encoded by the coding sequence GTGAGCAAGCGCACCTTCCAGCCCAGCCTCCGGCGTCGCAGCCGCACCCACGGCTTCCGTCACCGCATGTCCACCCGCGCCGGCCGCGCGATCCTGGCGGCCCGTCGCCGCAAGGGTCGCAACGAGCTGTCGGCCTGA
- the rnpA gene encoding ribonuclease P protein component, giving the protein MLPRGSRLHASGDFRTTIRRGVRVGRPTLVLHVGPSGRDDVRVGMVVSKAVGNAVTRNRVKRRLRHLATAELDRTPAGTDVVVRALPAAADATGGLEQDLASAWATALRRVAARS; this is encoded by the coding sequence GTGCTGCCGCGCGGTTCCCGGCTCCACGCCTCGGGGGACTTCCGCACGACCATCCGGCGGGGCGTCCGCGTCGGACGCCCCACGCTGGTCCTGCACGTCGGCCCCTCGGGGCGTGACGACGTGCGCGTCGGGATGGTCGTCTCCAAGGCGGTCGGGAACGCCGTGACCCGGAACCGGGTCAAGCGCCGGCTGCGCCACCTCGCCACCGCCGAGCTCGACCGCACCCCGGCCGGGACCGACGTGGTCGTGCGGGCGCTGCCCGCCGCGGCCGACGCGACCGGCGGTCTGGAGCAGGACCTCGCCTCGGCGTGGGCCACCGCGCTGCGGCGGGTGGCCGCCCGCTCGTGA
- the yidD gene encoding membrane protein insertion efficiency factor YidD, with product MKYVLIGLLKVYRLVISPLYGDVCRYYPSCSAYALRAVGVHGAVKGTWLTGRRLLRCHPWAAGGYDPVPGTPEFAEEEREQARAAGTLETVPPRDRAGHDPQAHDHDAEMASRRGVN from the coding sequence GTGAAGTACGTGCTCATCGGCCTGCTGAAGGTCTACCGGCTCGTCATCAGCCCGCTCTACGGCGACGTCTGCCGCTACTACCCGAGCTGCTCGGCCTACGCCCTCCGGGCGGTCGGGGTGCACGGAGCGGTCAAGGGCACGTGGCTGACCGGTCGGCGCCTGCTGCGCTGCCACCCCTGGGCCGCCGGCGGCTACGACCCGGTGCCCGGCACGCCGGAGTTCGCCGAGGAAGAACGTGAGCAGGCCCGCGCAGCGGGGACACTGGAGACGGTGCCGCCCCGGGACCGAGCAGGGCACGACCCGCAAGCCCACGACCACGACGCAGAGATGGCGTCACGACGAGGTGTGAACTGA
- the yidC gene encoding membrane protein insertase YidC has product MLPLSIWDPFIAIGGAIMTPLYWVVSGILVLFHSLWAPLLGTDSGWTWALSIVSLTIVIRVALIPLFVKQIKSSRAMQLLQPKVRELQKKYGHDREKLGQETMKLYKEHNANPLASCLPLLLQSPIFIALFRVLDGAARLGPDGLPIARGHWLAVNPDLLLSLNQATLLGARISDTFMKVGFANGINSVHIVTLVLIIAMTATLFITQLQLMRKNMPADALTGPFAQQQKIMLYLFPLIFAIGGINFPVGVLIYWFASNLWTMGQQFYVIRRNPAPGTPAYDAWEERRKAKGKDLHEAIVSDLEVEAEAAGTSVSKVIRQQPRKQTRSQRRV; this is encoded by the coding sequence ATGCTCCCGCTGAGCATCTGGGACCCCTTCATCGCCATCGGCGGCGCCATCATGACGCCGCTGTACTGGGTGGTGTCGGGCATCCTCGTGCTCTTCCACTCCCTGTGGGCGCCGCTGCTGGGCACCGACTCGGGCTGGACGTGGGCGCTGTCCATCGTCAGCCTGACGATCGTCATCCGCGTCGCGCTGATCCCGCTGTTCGTCAAGCAGATCAAGTCGTCCCGCGCCATGCAGCTGCTGCAGCCCAAGGTGCGCGAGCTGCAGAAGAAGTACGGCCACGACCGGGAGAAGCTCGGTCAGGAGACGATGAAGCTCTACAAGGAGCACAACGCCAACCCGTTGGCCTCCTGCCTGCCGCTGCTGCTGCAGTCGCCGATCTTCATCGCCCTGTTCCGCGTGCTCGACGGCGCCGCGCGCCTCGGGCCCGACGGCCTGCCGATCGCCCGTGGCCACTGGCTGGCGGTCAACCCCGACCTGCTGCTGTCGCTGAACCAGGCCACCCTGCTCGGGGCGCGGATCTCCGACACCTTCATGAAGGTCGGCTTCGCCAACGGCATCAACAGCGTGCACATCGTCACGCTGGTGCTCATCATCGCCATGACGGCGACCCTGTTCATCACCCAGCTGCAGCTGATGCGCAAGAACATGCCGGCCGACGCCCTCACCGGCCCGTTCGCCCAGCAGCAGAAGATCATGCTGTACCTGTTCCCGCTGATCTTCGCGATCGGCGGCATCAACTTCCCGGTGGGCGTGCTCATCTACTGGTTCGCCTCGAACCTGTGGACGATGGGCCAGCAGTTCTACGTCATCCGCCGCAACCCGGCGCCCGGCACCCCGGCGTACGACGCCTGGGAGGAGCGCCGCAAGGCCAAGGGCAAGGACCTGCACGAGGCGATCGTCTCCGACCTCGAGGTGGAGGCCGAGGCGGCCGGCACGTCGGTGTCGAAGGTCATCCGCCAGCAGCCGCGCAAGCAGACCCGCTCCCAGCGCAGGGTCTGA
- a CDS encoding Jag family protein, whose amino-acid sequence MQTLVADDAPAAAAEVSAPEADADGEDDEDDAASDNPLDTEAEIAADYLEELLDIADLDGDIDTYIEGDRAHVSIVSESQVLVGANGEVLDALQELTRLAVMTDTGDRSRLMLDVAGYRERRRTELAALAADAIEEARTSGERVPLQPMNPFERKIVHDAVAAAGLTSESEGEEPRRHVVVLPA is encoded by the coding sequence ATGCAGACCCTGGTGGCCGACGACGCCCCCGCGGCCGCAGCCGAGGTGTCGGCCCCCGAGGCCGACGCCGACGGGGAGGACGACGAGGACGACGCCGCGTCGGACAACCCGCTCGACACCGAGGCCGAGATCGCCGCGGACTACCTCGAGGAGCTGCTCGACATCGCCGACCTCGACGGCGACATCGACACCTACATCGAGGGCGACCGGGCGCACGTGTCCATCGTCAGCGAGTCGCAGGTGCTGGTCGGCGCCAACGGCGAGGTGCTCGACGCGCTGCAGGAGCTCACCCGGCTGGCCGTCATGACCGACACCGGCGACCGCAGCCGGCTGATGCTCGACGTCGCCGGCTACCGCGAGCGCCGGCGCACCGAGCTCGCCGCGCTGGCCGCCGACGCCATCGAGGAGGCGCGCACCTCCGGTGAGCGGGTCCCGCTGCAGCCGATGAACCCGTTCGAGCGCAAGATCGTGCACGACGCGGTGGCCGCCGCCGGCCTGACGAGCGAGTCCGAGGGCGAGGAGCCCCGGCGCCACGTCGTCGTCCTGCCCGCCTGA
- the gabT gene encoding 4-aminobutyrate--2-oxoglutarate transaminase, whose protein sequence is MPPPLEQQRLLTTAVPGPRSEALMARKSAAVAAGVGTTMPVFAERAGGGVVVDVDGNSFIDLGSGIAVATVGNSAPRVVEAVQRQVEAFTHTCFMVTPYESYVAVAEALNRLTPGDHEKRSALFNSGAEAVENAVKIARAHTGRQAVVAFDHAYHGRTNLTMALTAKSMPYKSGFGPFAPEVYRAPLSYPYRDDAGLSGEAAAARAIDVIEKQVGAANLAAVVIEPIQGEGGFIVPADGFLPALAAWCRANGVVFVADEVQCGFARTGAWFACEHFGVVPDLIVTAKGIAGGLPLSAVTGRAEIMDAAHAGGLGGTYGGNPLACAAALAVIETITEDRLVERAVEIEQVLLPRLRALQAGDDRIGDVRGLGAMVAVELVHPGSTEPDPELTKAVATAAHRRGVVVLTCGTYGNVLRLLPPLAISDALLTEALDVLADVLAESAEQPVARVLDLETTS, encoded by the coding sequence ATGCCCCCACCGCTCGAGCAGCAGCGCCTGCTCACCACCGCCGTCCCCGGGCCCCGCTCGGAGGCGCTGATGGCGCGCAAGTCGGCCGCCGTCGCCGCCGGTGTGGGCACCACCATGCCCGTCTTCGCCGAGCGAGCCGGCGGTGGCGTGGTCGTCGACGTCGACGGCAACTCGTTCATCGACCTCGGCTCGGGGATCGCCGTGGCCACCGTCGGCAACAGCGCCCCCCGGGTCGTCGAGGCCGTGCAGCGCCAGGTCGAGGCCTTCACCCACACCTGCTTCATGGTCACCCCGTACGAGAGCTACGTCGCGGTGGCCGAGGCGCTCAACCGGCTCACCCCCGGCGACCACGAGAAGCGCTCGGCGCTGTTCAACTCCGGCGCCGAGGCGGTGGAGAACGCGGTGAAGATCGCCCGCGCGCACACCGGCCGGCAGGCCGTCGTCGCCTTCGACCACGCCTACCACGGGCGCACCAACCTGACGATGGCGCTGACGGCGAAGTCGATGCCCTACAAGAGCGGCTTCGGCCCGTTCGCCCCCGAGGTCTACCGGGCGCCGCTGTCCTACCCCTACCGCGACGACGCGGGGCTGAGCGGTGAGGCCGCGGCCGCCCGCGCCATCGACGTCATCGAGAAGCAGGTCGGCGCCGCCAACCTGGCCGCGGTGGTCATCGAGCCGATCCAGGGCGAGGGCGGCTTCATCGTCCCCGCCGACGGCTTCCTGCCCGCCCTGGCCGCCTGGTGCCGGGCGAACGGCGTCGTCTTCGTCGCCGACGAGGTCCAGTGCGGGTTCGCCCGCACCGGCGCCTGGTTCGCCTGCGAGCACTTCGGCGTGGTCCCCGACCTCATCGTCACCGCCAAGGGCATCGCCGGCGGGCTGCCGCTCTCGGCCGTCACCGGCCGCGCCGAGATCATGGACGCCGCGCACGCCGGCGGCCTCGGCGGCACCTACGGCGGGAACCCGCTGGCCTGCGCCGCCGCGCTCGCCGTCATCGAGACGATCACCGAGGACCGGCTGGTCGAGCGGGCCGTGGAGATCGAGCAGGTGCTGCTCCCCCGGCTGCGCGCCCTGCAGGCCGGCGACGACCGGATCGGCGACGTCCGCGGGCTCGGGGCGATGGTCGCCGTCGAGCTCGTGCACCCCGGCAGCACCGAGCCCGACCCCGAGCTGACCAAGGCCGTCGCCACCGCGGCCCACCGGCGGGGCGTCGTCGTCCTGACCTGCGGCACGTACGGCAACGTCCTGCGTCTGCTCCCCCCGCTCGCCATCAGCGACGCGCTGCTCACCGAGGCTCTCGACGTCCTCGCCGACGTGCTGGCCGAGAGCGCCGAGCAGCCCGTCGCCCGCGTCCTCGACCTGGAGACCACCTCGTGA
- a CDS encoding aminobutyraldehyde dehydrogenase → MTAVPPSAPRTVQNYVDGRLVDSTATEFTELVDPTNGEVTGRSPKSTPEEVDAAVRAAERAFTTWRRTTPSQRQAALLKLADALEAHSDELVELQSRNTGQLTSLIASEEVAVGADQLRFFAGAARSLEGRATAEYLEGLSSSVRREPIGVVAQVTPWNYPLMMALWKIGPALAAGNTVVLKPSDTTPESTVRLAEIAGEILPPGVLNVVNGDGETGRSLVEHPVPGLVAITGSVRAGIAVAVSAAQGLKRAHLELGGNAPVVVFADADLEAAAEGIATAAFFNAGQDCTAATRVIVADTVHDAFVDALVVQAELNRPGGRDDADAAYGPLNNAGHLAKVQALVAGIPERAVVRTGGQQHGSEGFYFQPTVITGLEQDDEIVQQEVFGPVITVQGFTDEADALAKANGVPYGLSSSVWTRDHATALRMSRDLDFGCVWLNTHIPLAAEMPHGGFGASGYGKDLSGYGLEDYTRVKHVMSSLG, encoded by the coding sequence GTGACCGCTGTTCCCCCCTCCGCCCCGCGCACCGTGCAGAACTACGTCGACGGGCGGCTGGTCGACAGCACCGCCACGGAGTTCACCGAGCTGGTGGACCCGACGAACGGCGAGGTCACCGGCCGCTCGCCGAAGTCGACCCCCGAAGAGGTCGACGCCGCGGTGCGGGCGGCCGAGCGGGCGTTCACGACCTGGCGGCGGACGACGCCCTCCCAGCGTCAGGCGGCGCTGCTGAAGCTGGCCGACGCGCTGGAGGCGCACAGCGACGAGCTGGTGGAGCTGCAGAGCCGCAACACCGGGCAGCTGACGTCGCTCATCGCCTCGGAGGAGGTCGCCGTCGGCGCCGACCAGCTGCGGTTCTTCGCCGGCGCCGCCCGCAGCCTGGAGGGCCGGGCGACGGCGGAGTACCTGGAGGGGCTGTCCTCCAGCGTCCGGCGCGAGCCGATCGGCGTCGTCGCCCAGGTCACGCCCTGGAACTACCCGCTGATGATGGCGCTGTGGAAGATCGGCCCGGCGCTGGCCGCCGGGAACACCGTCGTCCTCAAGCCCAGCGACACCACGCCCGAGTCGACGGTGCGGCTGGCCGAGATCGCCGGCGAGATCCTCCCGCCGGGCGTCCTCAACGTCGTCAACGGCGACGGGGAGACCGGCCGGAGCCTGGTCGAGCACCCGGTGCCCGGCCTGGTGGCCATCACCGGCTCGGTGCGCGCCGGGATCGCCGTCGCCGTGTCCGCCGCCCAAGGGCTCAAGCGCGCCCACCTGGAGCTGGGCGGGAACGCCCCCGTCGTCGTCTTCGCCGACGCCGACCTCGAGGCGGCGGCCGAGGGCATCGCCACGGCGGCCTTCTTCAACGCCGGCCAGGACTGCACCGCGGCCACCCGGGTGATCGTCGCCGACACCGTGCACGACGCCTTCGTCGACGCGCTCGTCGTCCAGGCGGAGCTGAACCGGCCGGGCGGGCGCGACGACGCCGACGCGGCCTACGGCCCGCTCAACAACGCCGGCCACCTCGCCAAGGTCCAGGCGCTCGTCGCGGGCATCCCCGAGCGGGCCGTGGTCCGCACCGGCGGTCAGCAGCACGGCAGCGAGGGCTTCTACTTCCAACCCACCGTGATCACCGGCCTGGAGCAGGACGACGAGATCGTCCAGCAGGAGGTGTTCGGCCCGGTCATCACCGTCCAGGGGTTCACCGACGAGGCCGACGCCCTGGCCAAGGCCAACGGCGTGCCCTACGGGCTGTCCTCCAGCGTCTGGACGCGCGACCACGCCACCGCCCTGCGGATGTCGCGCGACCTCGACTTCGGCTGCGTCTGGCTGAACACCCACATCCCGCTCGCGGCCGAGATGCCGCACGGCGGGTTCGGCGCCTCGGGGTACGGCAAGGACCTCTCCGGCTACGGGCTGGAGGACTACACCCGGGTGAAGCACGTCATGAGCTCGCTCGGGTGA